Proteins encoded by one window of Streptomyces sp. NBC_01571:
- a CDS encoding RNA polymerase sigma factor SigF, giving the protein MTVTETTEARLTVLPEIADPSRVAPKDARQLSRLFFDQLGVLEEGTPEYQYARNTLIEMNVSLVRFAAARFRSRSQDEMEDIVQVGTIGLIKAIDRFELTREVEFTSFAVPYIVGEIKRFFRDTSWAVHVPRRLQEARIQLAKATEELSSRLGRTPTVKELSQLMCLSEEEVNEARLASNGYTSSSLDAAINSGDEGEAALADFIGADDSALELVEDFNALAPLIAELDDRERRIIHMRFVDELTQAQIGEHLGVSQMHVSRLLTRTLTKLRAGMLTTR; this is encoded by the coding sequence ATGACAGTGACCGAGACGACAGAGGCACGGCTGACGGTACTGCCGGAGATCGCCGACCCGTCGCGAGTCGCACCCAAGGACGCCCGGCAGTTGTCCAGGCTGTTCTTCGACCAACTCGGCGTCCTGGAAGAGGGCACGCCCGAGTACCAGTACGCGCGCAACACGCTCATCGAGATGAACGTCTCCCTCGTCCGCTTCGCGGCCGCACGCTTCCGCAGCCGCAGCCAGGACGAGATGGAGGACATCGTCCAGGTCGGCACGATCGGACTGATCAAGGCGATCGACCGGTTCGAGCTCACCCGTGAGGTCGAGTTCACCTCCTTCGCCGTCCCCTACATCGTCGGTGAGATCAAGCGCTTCTTCCGCGACACCTCCTGGGCGGTCCACGTTCCCCGCCGCCTGCAGGAAGCCCGCATCCAGCTCGCCAAGGCCACCGAGGAACTGAGCAGCCGGCTGGGCCGCACCCCCACCGTCAAGGAACTCTCCCAGCTGATGTGCCTCAGCGAGGAGGAGGTCAACGAGGCTCGCCTCGCCTCCAACGGTTACACCTCCTCCTCCCTCGACGCCGCCATCAACTCCGGCGACGAGGGCGAAGCCGCGCTGGCGGACTTCATCGGCGCCGACGACAGCGCCCTCGAACTCGTCGAGGACTTCAACGCCCTGGCCCCGCTGATCGCCGAACTCGACGACCGTGAACGCCGCATCATCCACATGCGGTTCGTCGACGAACTCACCCAGGCCCAGATCGGCGAGCACCTCGGCGTCTCCCAGATGCACGTCTCCCGTCTGCTCACCCGCACCCTCACCAAGCTCCGCGCGGGCATGCTCACCACGCGCTGA
- a CDS encoding DUF2231 domain-containing protein, protein MSTHVPGTSTRSWTPSALDTASAWWLTALDRIERSGAADPAIRLLQRGIRSLPLGEVRDLLRGRPLGHPVHPVLVQVPIGCWLSAAVLDIAPTGHRAPTTLTAVGLAGAAPAAVAGWADWADLPPEQARVGLAHAVSNVAAVACYTASLTARLRGRSAKGRLWSLGGLAAVAVSGALGGHVAYRQAVGAHPAA, encoded by the coding sequence ATGAGCACTCACGTCCCCGGCACCTCCACCCGTTCCTGGACACCCTCGGCCCTGGACACCGCGTCGGCATGGTGGCTGACGGCCCTGGACCGTATCGAGCGGTCGGGGGCGGCGGATCCGGCGATCCGGCTTCTCCAGCGGGGAATCCGCTCACTCCCGCTGGGCGAGGTACGCGATCTGCTGCGCGGCAGGCCGCTGGGCCATCCGGTGCATCCCGTTCTGGTCCAGGTGCCGATCGGCTGCTGGCTGTCGGCCGCCGTACTGGACATCGCGCCGACGGGGCACCGTGCGCCGACCACCCTCACGGCCGTCGGTCTGGCCGGGGCCGCCCCGGCAGCGGTCGCCGGCTGGGCCGACTGGGCGGACCTGCCGCCCGAGCAGGCCCGGGTCGGACTGGCCCACGCGGTCTCGAACGTGGCCGCGGTGGCCTGTTACACGGCGTCCCTGACGGCGCGACTGCGCGGTCGCTCGGCGAAGGGCCGGCTGTGGTCGTTGGGCGGGCTGGCCGCGGTCGCCGTGAGCGGTGCGCTGGGCGGGCACGTGGCCTATCGGCAGGCCGTCGGAGCGCATCCCGCGGCCTGA
- a CDS encoding DUF6131 family protein — MIVLGAILLVIGLLVGVSLLTTVGGVLVVVGAVLWILGASGRSVGGRKHYF, encoded by the coding sequence ATGATTGTCCTTGGCGCCATCCTGCTCGTCATCGGCCTGCTGGTCGGTGTGTCACTGCTGACGACCGTGGGCGGTGTGCTCGTCGTGGTCGGCGCGGTCCTGTGGATCCTGGGTGCGAGCGGTCGCTCGGTCGGCGGCCGCAAACACTACTTCTAG
- a CDS encoding glycosyltransferase family 2 protein, whose protein sequence is MTRRRGPVGRPGSVAVIIPAHNEEGLLPASLAAVHTAAGHPGLEGTRVLVVVAADGCTDATPEVARRAGALTVAVRGRGAGAARAAAARAALGVLGGGDGVWIASTDADSVVPADWLDFHLSYAARGWDALVGTVVLDRHPADARRLTAVHQRLYEKSRPPGGLPWHHPHVHGANLGLTARSYTQAGGFPPLPVGEDHALVRALQRTDHRILRTSDCPVTTSGRLHPRARGGFGEYLARLAAQEPA, encoded by the coding sequence ATGACGCGTCGACGCGGACCCGTCGGCCGCCCCGGATCGGTGGCGGTCATCATCCCGGCCCACAACGAGGAGGGCCTGCTCCCCGCTTCGCTCGCCGCGGTCCACACCGCGGCGGGCCATCCGGGCCTCGAGGGAACCAGGGTCCTCGTCGTGGTCGCCGCGGACGGCTGCACCGATGCCACACCCGAGGTGGCGCGGCGGGCGGGTGCGCTCACCGTCGCCGTCCGTGGCCGCGGAGCGGGGGCGGCCCGCGCCGCGGCGGCCCGTGCCGCCCTGGGAGTACTGGGTGGTGGTGACGGCGTGTGGATCGCCTCCACGGACGCGGACAGCGTCGTGCCGGCGGACTGGCTCGACTTCCACCTGTCGTACGCGGCACGGGGCTGGGACGCTCTCGTCGGCACGGTGGTCCTGGACCGTCACCCCGCGGACGCCCGCCGGCTGACGGCCGTCCACCAGCGGCTGTACGAGAAGTCCCGGCCGCCCGGGGGTCTGCCGTGGCATCACCCCCACGTCCACGGGGCGAACCTCGGGCTCACCGCCCGGTCCTACACCCAGGCGGGCGGCTTCCCTCCCCTGCCGGTCGGGGAGGACCACGCCCTGGTCCGTGCCCTCCAGCGGACGGACCACAGGATCCTGCGCACCTCCGACTGCCCCGTCACGACGTCGGGCCGGCTCCACCCTCGCGCTCGCGGCGGGTTCGGCGAGTACCTGGCCCGGCTCGCCGCACAGGAGCCCGCCTGA
- a CDS encoding bifunctional 2-polyprenyl-6-hydroxyphenol methylase/3-demethylubiquinol 3-O-methyltransferase UbiG has translation MNTPASYFEDMYRRSGDPWHLAERWYERRKYDLTVASLPRRRYRRALEPACSVGELTLRLAERCDEVLACDRVDSAVATAAARTAHLPQVTVRRLTLPAEWPPGTFDLVVLSEVLYYFDKDTLDDVLRRTTAALEPGGTLVTVHWNHPVPEHLRTGDELAGVLASVPGLSPAADHREVDFVLQTFGRTAPDGTPPPSPAAAERLV, from the coding sequence GTGAACACCCCGGCGTCGTACTTCGAGGACATGTACCGCCGCTCCGGCGACCCCTGGCATCTCGCCGAACGCTGGTACGAACGGCGGAAGTACGATCTGACGGTCGCCTCTCTCCCCCGCCGGCGTTATCGGCGGGCTCTGGAGCCCGCCTGCTCGGTGGGTGAGCTGACGCTCCGTCTCGCAGAGCGCTGCGACGAGGTCCTGGCGTGCGACCGGGTGGACTCGGCGGTGGCGACGGCCGCCGCCCGTACCGCACACCTGCCCCAGGTGACGGTCCGCCGGCTCACGCTGCCCGCGGAGTGGCCCCCCGGCACCTTCGACCTCGTCGTGCTGTCCGAAGTCCTCTACTACTTCGACAAGGACACCCTCGACGACGTCCTGAGACGTACGACGGCCGCCCTGGAACCCGGAGGGACGCTGGTCACGGTGCACTGGAACCATCCCGTCCCGGAGCATCTGCGGACCGGGGACGAGCTGGCCGGGGTCCTCGCCTCCGTACCCGGGCTGTCGCCGGCGGCCGATCACCGTGAGGTCGACTTCGTCCTCCAGACCTTCGGCCGTACGGCTCCGGACGGAACACCGCCGCCGTCTCCGGCCGCCGCCGAGCGTCTCGTATGA
- a CDS encoding PIG-L deacetylase family protein encodes MSTPLTGPFDDPIQAPGTEERLWREWSGWAGLPEAALPRSGRVVVVAAHPDDEVLGFGGSLALLAASEAEVTVVVLTDGEGSHPHSRTVTPEELVRLRAAETRAALAELGAAHVEVVRWGVADTEVAKHERRIADRLLPLVTGAALVVAPWTGDVHSDHEGAGRAALAAAGNAAAPCWLYPVWMWHWARPDDPRVPWHKAARVTLPEPVQARKRAAVARYASQIRPLGPDPEDAAILPPEEIAHHLREREVVFR; translated from the coding sequence ATGAGCACCCCCCTCACGGGCCCCTTCGACGACCCCATTCAGGCCCCCGGCACCGAAGAGCGTCTCTGGCGCGAGTGGTCCGGCTGGGCCGGCCTGCCGGAGGCCGCGCTGCCCCGCTCCGGCCGGGTGGTCGTCGTGGCCGCCCATCCGGACGACGAGGTACTGGGCTTCGGCGGGTCCCTCGCGCTGCTGGCCGCCTCGGAGGCCGAGGTCACGGTGGTGGTCCTCACGGACGGCGAGGGCTCTCATCCGCACAGCAGAACCGTCACTCCCGAAGAGCTGGTACGGCTGCGGGCGGCGGAGACGCGGGCCGCGCTGGCGGAACTGGGCGCCGCGCACGTGGAAGTCGTCCGCTGGGGGGTTGCCGACACCGAGGTCGCGAAGCACGAGCGCCGCATCGCCGACCGACTTCTCCCGCTGGTGACCGGCGCGGCCCTCGTCGTCGCCCCCTGGACGGGCGACGTGCACAGCGACCACGAGGGAGCGGGCCGGGCCGCGCTCGCGGCGGCCGGGAACGCGGCGGCCCCCTGTTGGCTCTACCCCGTGTGGATGTGGCACTGGGCACGGCCGGATGATCCCAGGGTTCCCTGGCACAAGGCCGCGCGCGTCACCCTGCCCGAGCCCGTCCAGGCCCGGAAACGTGCCGCGGTCGCGCGGTACGCCAGCCAGATCAGGCCTCTGGGTCCGGACCCGGAGGACGCCGCGATCCTGCCGCCCGAGGAGATCGCCCATCATCTGCGCGAGCGTGAGGTGGTCTTCCGGTGA
- a CDS encoding acyl-CoA dehydrogenase family protein, whose amino-acid sequence MSGGPLPSTELGPPMDPQTDDSGGFVPASARREAAAAFTAVVEEIASGQAEFPLPGSGRTARRFAALRAVAEQDLSAARLVEGHVDAVAILDELGAPPPASGERWGVWAAEPPGEGLTATATGTGWELSGLKKYCSGAHTCTHALVTARTAQGRGLFAVETGAAGYSPLAGTWQAVGMAGSDTPDVRFAEVPAVRVGGVGSYVERPGFQHGGIGVAACWYGGAIAVARTLREAARHRAEPHTDAHLGSVDVQLHAAWAMLEQAAAEIDRDPQDTRGEARVRSLRVRAFVESVCAEVLARVGRATGAGPLCHDPRHARNVADLTVYIRQHHAERDLAELGALLARPEDKWDDQR is encoded by the coding sequence ATGTCCGGTGGTCCGCTGCCCTCGACCGAGCTCGGCCCGCCCATGGATCCGCAGACGGACGACAGCGGGGGGTTCGTCCCGGCCTCGGCTCGTCGTGAGGCTGCCGCCGCGTTCACCGCCGTGGTCGAGGAGATCGCGTCGGGTCAGGCCGAGTTCCCCCTGCCGGGGTCAGGGCGGACAGCACGCCGGTTCGCGGCTCTGCGGGCCGTGGCGGAACAGGACCTGAGCGCGGCACGCCTCGTGGAGGGGCATGTCGACGCGGTGGCCATCCTCGACGAGTTGGGCGCACCGCCCCCGGCGTCCGGCGAACGCTGGGGTGTCTGGGCCGCCGAACCTCCCGGCGAAGGCCTCACGGCAACGGCCACGGGAACCGGATGGGAGCTCAGCGGCCTCAAGAAGTACTGCTCGGGAGCGCACACCTGTACGCATGCCCTGGTCACCGCGCGGACCGCGCAGGGCAGGGGCCTCTTCGCCGTGGAGACGGGCGCCGCCGGATACAGTCCGCTCGCGGGCACGTGGCAGGCGGTCGGTATGGCCGGCAGCGACACCCCTGACGTGCGCTTCGCCGAGGTGCCCGCCGTACGGGTGGGCGGTGTCGGTTCCTACGTCGAGCGGCCCGGCTTCCAGCACGGCGGCATCGGTGTGGCCGCGTGCTGGTACGGCGGTGCGATCGCCGTGGCGAGGACTCTTCGCGAAGCGGCACGGCACCGCGCCGAACCCCACACCGACGCGCACCTCGGCTCGGTCGACGTCCAACTGCACGCCGCGTGGGCCATGTTGGAGCAGGCCGCCGCCGAGATCGACCGGGACCCGCAGGACACGAGAGGCGAGGCCCGGGTGCGCAGCCTCCGCGTACGTGCCTTCGTCGAGTCCGTCTGCGCCGAGGTCCTCGCCCGGGTGGGCCGGGCCACCGGGGCGGGCCCGCTCTGCCACGACCCCCGGCACGCCCGGAACGTCGCCGACCTCACCGTCTACATCCGTCAGCACCACGCCGAGCGGGATCTGGCCGAACTCGGCGCGCTCCTCGCCCGGCCGGAGGACAAGTGGGACGACCAGCGATGA
- a CDS encoding DUF5133 domain-containing protein, translated as MLEPHPKVVRTLLAHYAEARFAHAHAEDARTARVLADVAYTLCVTTGTATVEDAIAAADVLLERSRSGPGAPDDSGAPDDTAQAELAA; from the coding sequence ATGCTCGAACCTCACCCCAAGGTCGTGCGTACACTCCTCGCACACTATGCGGAGGCGCGCTTCGCCCATGCGCACGCCGAGGACGCACGCACGGCAAGGGTCCTTGCCGATGTCGCCTACACGCTGTGTGTGACGACCGGGACGGCAACCGTCGAGGACGCCATCGCCGCCGCGGACGTCCTCCTCGAGCGATCCCGTAGCGGCCCCGGTGCCCCGGACGACAGCGGTGCCCCGGACGACACGGCGCAGGCGGAGCTCGCGGCGTAG
- a CDS encoding DUF5709 domain-containing protein: MGSQDNEEVMGDEVYQPDGPEGREDEGILDPEDTLNDRGSDPYDEGWSPPERPLGVEHQGTTAREQREGETLDQRLAEEVADPALEELETDDGLGDLPDGEGEPMDDEVGRDRAGRLVARDEGAHEEAEKDMFAEDVGIDGGAASAEEAAVHRVPDDDTDVL, encoded by the coding sequence ATGGGCAGTCAGGACAACGAGGAAGTCATGGGCGACGAGGTCTACCAGCCCGACGGCCCCGAGGGGCGCGAGGACGAGGGCATCCTCGACCCGGAGGACACGCTCAACGACCGCGGTTCGGACCCGTACGACGAGGGCTGGTCGCCGCCCGAGCGCCCGCTCGGAGTGGAGCACCAGGGCACGACCGCGCGGGAGCAGCGGGAGGGCGAGACGCTGGACCAGCGGCTGGCGGAGGAGGTGGCGGACCCGGCCTTGGAGGAGCTGGAGACCGACGACGGTCTCGGTGACCTCCCGGACGGTGAGGGTGAGCCGATGGACGACGAGGTGGGCCGGGACCGCGCGGGCCGTCTCGTGGCGCGGGACGAGGGCGCCCACGAGGAGGCCGAGAAGGACATGTTCGCCGAGGACGTGGGCATCGACGGCGGCGCGGCCTCGGCGGAGGAGGCCGCCGTCCACCGCGTGCCGGACGACGACACCGACGTCCTCTGA
- a CDS encoding plasmid stabilization protein, giving the protein MPAGSSPKRERQYEHIKEGAEKRGVSTGRAKEIAARTVNKERARSGEAKTASKTSLRDKKSAPQRGGERSHSGAQGPTRDQLYEEARKKGVEGRSTMNKQQLRNALGR; this is encoded by the coding sequence ATGCCGGCAGGTTCCAGTCCCAAGCGTGAGCGTCAGTACGAACACATCAAGGAGGGCGCCGAGAAGCGCGGTGTCTCCACCGGCCGGGCGAAGGAGATCGCCGCGCGGACGGTCAACAAGGAGCGGGCCAGGTCGGGCGAGGCGAAGACGGCCTCCAAGACCTCCCTGCGCGACAAGAAGTCCGCACCTCAGCGCGGCGGCGAGCGTTCCCACAGCGGTGCTCAGGGGCCCACAAGGGATCAGCTCTACGAAGAGGCCAGGAAGAAGGGCGTCGAGGGGCGCTCCACGATGAACAAGCAGCAGCTGCGCAACGCGCTGGGCCGCTGA
- a CDS encoding lamin tail domain-containing protein, translating into MSASVTVRRLAAAAVTVAAVAGASALPASAADHGPRPRAAVQISHVHYDSPGRHHRQDLNDEWVDITNTTRQAVNLDRWTLSDRDGRTYTFRHYRLGGRATVRVHTGVGRDTFRDLYQDRRSSVWDKRADTATLRNDHRRLVDTVTWGGHRGGRH; encoded by the coding sequence ATGTCCGCATCTGTGACTGTCCGTCGTCTTGCCGCTGCCGCGGTGACCGTGGCCGCGGTGGCCGGGGCGTCGGCGCTGCCGGCCTCTGCCGCCGACCATGGGCCCCGGCCGCGTGCGGCGGTGCAGATCAGCCACGTGCACTACGACTCCCCGGGCCGTCATCACCGTCAGGACCTGAACGACGAGTGGGTGGACATCACCAACACCACCCGTCAGGCGGTGAACCTGGACCGGTGGACGCTGTCGGACCGTGACGGGCGTACGTACACCTTCCGCCACTACCGTCTGGGCGGCCGTGCCACCGTCCGTGTCCACACCGGTGTCGGCCGTGACACCTTCCGTGACCTCTACCAGGACCGTCGTTCGTCGGTGTGGGACAAGCGTGCCGACACCGCGACCCTGCGCAACGACCACCGCCGCCTCGTCGACACCGTGACCTGGGGCGGCCACCGCGGCGGCCGCCACTGA
- a CDS encoding alpha/beta hydrolase, which produces MRFTSQTSLDGVSEQLFTLDGVPGVLWTPEGATGTQPLVLMGHGGGQHKKAPDILALARRIVAECGFSAVAVDVPGHGDRPVDEEYDRIATENQARVAAGEELAPLIAGFQALVARRTVPEWRAVLDAVQRLEHVGAGPVGYWGVSLGCGLGVPFVAAEPRVRAAVLGLGGASASAGDAARITVPVEFLLQWDDERVPRAQGLALFDALASAEKTLHANVGRHGELPAFEPDSALRFFTRHLA; this is translated from the coding sequence ATGCGCTTCACCTCTCAGACGTCCCTCGACGGCGTCTCCGAACAGCTCTTCACCCTCGACGGGGTTCCCGGCGTGCTGTGGACGCCGGAAGGTGCCACCGGTACGCAGCCGCTCGTCCTGATGGGACACGGCGGCGGTCAGCACAAGAAGGCTCCCGACATCCTGGCGCTCGCGCGCCGCATCGTGGCCGAGTGCGGCTTCTCGGCCGTGGCGGTCGACGTGCCCGGCCACGGCGACCGTCCGGTGGATGAGGAGTACGACCGGATCGCGACCGAGAACCAGGCTCGGGTGGCCGCGGGCGAGGAGTTGGCCCCGCTGATCGCCGGCTTCCAGGCGCTCGTGGCCCGCCGGACCGTCCCGGAATGGCGGGCTGTCCTGGACGCGGTCCAGCGGCTCGAGCACGTCGGTGCCGGTCCGGTGGGCTACTGGGGCGTCTCGCTCGGGTGCGGACTCGGCGTTCCGTTCGTCGCCGCCGAACCCCGAGTCCGCGCCGCGGTACTTGGTCTGGGCGGGGCGTCGGCGTCGGCCGGGGACGCCGCGCGCATCACCGTGCCGGTGGAGTTCCTGCTGCAGTGGGACGACGAGCGGGTGCCTCGGGCCCAAGGCCTGGCGCTGTTCGACGCGTTGGCCTCGGCCGAGAAGACGCTCCACGCCAACGTCGGCAGGCACGGGGAGCTCCCGGCCTTCGAACCGGACAGTGCGCTGAGGTTCTTCACCCGGCATCTCGCCTGA